The genomic window tataaatgcaTTCGAACACatcttgaaaagaaaaagaactatTTTATTCGTTCTTAATTATAACACTCTTATATGAAGCACAGACATAgacacggacaccggacacgacaaagacactgacacgtcgacaccgataaaaatttaaaaaaataacataatttagtgtaatcataagtgtcggtgtcgaaCACgaacaccgacacgtgtccgacacagacacgcctaatctgaggagtgtcggtACTTCCTAACAAATAGTTGTCCGTAAATATAATGTCATCTGCAAAATTTCAATTACATTAATGTAATTAGTTTTCATGTAACtatttaaaagttaataaaagcTCTTCCCTTGCTAGTTGCTATTTAGTTTTCTTCATGTAATTAGTTTTTTCTAACATGAGGGAAATAAATTAAGGAGCGACGAAACACAAAAGTTTCTTCAATGGGTTTTGGGTATTTGAAATATGcttctctcaaggtctcaggttcgatttatctggtgccaatttcggtgggataagtccatacagagcaaaaaaataTTCTGGCTTTAAATAGGActcccgcaagtgggcggtggaaTTGGTCTCCTtaaattagtcggtcctagagccgaataccaagtttttttttttaaaaaaatgggcCTTGGACTTGCCATCATCATCTCGGGATTCGTTATTTTATACTCAGGTTATTTGATCTTCATACCCCCACATAATTAAAATAGACcgttactttttaaatttagtcTTCAAACCctcacaaaatttaaaatatttaattttataattttttttattatattacctCAAAGTTCTATAAAGCTCGttgtaaccaaattttttttctataaagctcatattttaaattttacataATATTGTAATTTGTAAACGCATATGCCATGTTTTACCTTTTACGAAATATATACTCATTATGTAAAACACAAAACTAGAAGTGAAAATAACAATCATAAATCAAAAAAGTGAAAAGAACattgtatattttattattttttataaaaaaaaaaaatagaggtgATATAATTTGtagatatttttctttttgataaatcagaaagaaaaaataagaaacttCTTAATTGTGGAAGAGTTTTCTGAGGTAGGCCCATATTCTTTCTTATTGTTTGAAGAAGATCACATACCCAGCCCATTTCACCGTTTAATGCTACCACaagaagacttttttttttttgtggtaagAAGCACACACAGTGCGGAGGAATTTGAGTTTCGATCTTCAGCTCCTCTAATAGGATTTATTGTAGTTATCAATTAAGCTACATTTACGAGACTCAacatatttagttttttttttcttcaataaatTTAAGGGTCGCTATCCCCATAACATCAGCTAACAATAAAGAGCTTAGTTGAGTCGGACATTGCTCATAAATCATCAAGTTAATCTCATGCTGACAACTAAGATTAGTCAGCGCATCTGCACACTTATTTGCTTCACGGTAGAAATGACACACCTTGATCTCCCACTCTAACTCAAGTAACCGACGGATTTGTTGGACTAGTCTCCAACCCACCACACTTCCCTTTCATCCGTTATTCAAAGTGTAAGCAACAACATTAGAGTCAACTCTCAACTCAACTTTCTTAAACTCACAATCCCAAGCCAATTTCAAACCTTCCATCACCCCCCATAATTATCTCCCCCAAAACGCAGACGATGTTGTTGTCACATTATCTCCCCCAAGCTCTTTAGTCATGTTAAAAGTAACCCATTCATGTAATTGCaaactaaaaaattatactCTTACTTCCATTCTCAACACATTACACCAAATAACTTTAGCTAAGGGGAAGTCTCTTAAAACATGAAGCACATCTTCAATTATGTCTACACAATGATTACACCAAGGAACACCAAGATGCATTTTACACTTACAATAATTTGTAAGAATCCGATTATGTttaatcaaccaaataaaactTTGGATCCTCTCAGGCACCTcaattttccaaattttattcCAAATCGGATCAACAGGCGATGCTATAAATTTACATAGTAAATTATATGCAGTGACACAGAGAACTCACCATTTTTGTCACCCTGCCACCCTCGCCGATCTGTACCATTCACAGCAGATGGAGGCAGAATAGAACACAGTTTCTGAACAATATATTGAGGTAACCATGGCTGTAAAATGTGAAAATTTCATTGCCATTTACATCCACCAGATCCTTAACCATCATATTATGCAAATTTAGCTTCCGGCACAGGCACTTGTAACTCTTCAATAGATCGGTCAATAAAAACCCATTTATCTTTCCAAGCGTGCACCATCTCACCATCTCCAACTAACCAAACTGTAAAATCATCCAACTCTTTCCACATAGACGATAACGATTTTCATAAGCTAGAATCATGATTTTTAGCTGTAGCAACATCTAAGTTCGGATGAGCTCTAGCATATTTTCCTTTGATAACATCAATCCAGAGCGCACTATCACCACACTTCAGGCACCATCCTAACTTCATGAGGCAGGCTCGGTTCATGTTATGAAGACGTCGGATCCCTAAACCACCAAGACTCTTAGGCAACGTGATTGTATACCAGTTCACTGCATGATACCGTCTTGTATTCTCATCTTCTCCCCAAATGAAACTATGTtgcattttttgaatttgttgaaggCATGATTTAGGGATATTAGCCGTCGTCATTGGATAAATTGGAATGGCTTTAATAACAACTTTAGATAACGTAATGCaaccaaccaaaaaaaattgtttagcTTTCCAAGAAGACAATTTGGCTTTCACTTTAGAAATGAGATAATTGTAATCAGGCTTGCGTGAGGCTCTTTCAACCAGCGGAACACCAAGGTACTTACCCATATTATGAGTTACACGAAATCCTGAAATCTTTGCCAACTCGTCACACATGCTATTTTGAACATTTTTAGAAAACATAATACTTGTCTTCTCTCTCGAAACTTCCTGACCAGGCATCAAGTAGAAAGTATCAAGATTCAAGAATATGCATAACTTCTCGCATTTGATCTTCTGAAGTTTGAGAAAAAAGTAATAAATCATCTGCGAACATTAAATGAGAAATCAAAGCTCATTCCTACTCACTTTCATAGGTTTTCATTTGCCTTCTTGAACTGCTTGCTAATCAAATGTGATATTTATCCATACATAGGACAAAGAGATAGTATGGTCTAAAAATAAATGTTggaaattttttgtaaaaacaaaaaaaaatctattaaaattataattaaagttAGACGGTTTATGTATTGTAAGGACAAAAGAAATACTTAGGGCTCTTTTGGTGCATaagataagagacaggataagataactgtatcatatcctgctctAAGACTCGAATGACCTTAAATATGAATAAGTGTAATGTTCCGAGTTCAACTTTGGTTCCTACATACCACATCCCTATCAACGTTAAGCTGAACAATTCAAttttattgcaaaaaaaatgaaaaaatttaaagtattaaaactccaaaagaagaaaagacaattttgttttttgaaaagtaaacaaaaaaagtcaataaagaagaaacgaagaagaagaagaagaaccgaAGCAGAGGACATTACCGATCAAACAACCATTTTTGGACCGCCAAAATTGAACTCCGATCCTATCCTTCTCTGTCATTCGATTCTCAATCTCGCAAGTAAGTCCTGTCATCGTTCTTCACTGATTCCGATCCCCGAATTGAAAATTCAATTAATCGATTCTACTCTAACGTGTTATTTTGGAATTGTAatgtttatgtttgattttcatATACCTTGCAGGATTTACATCATTAGTGCAATTTGATTACCGGAATGCGCTTGCATGAGTGATTTTGAAAGCTTCATTGCTTATTTGATTGATATATTTAGATAATGATGGCATCAAATGTTCTCAATGTATTCAACAATACGTTAGATTGGGTGACTTATGCTTTAGATGCTCCTTCTGCACGAGCTGTAGTCTTTGGATTCAATATTGGTGGTAATCTTCTATGTTCTTTGctgaaatttcttttatttttactttatgGATCATTTTGAATGAAATTAATCAATTAGTTTATGGATGATAATGCATAACAATGTTGTGTCTTAAGTCTATGGATGTACTAGTTGCTTGAGGATTGGTTTTGCCATCTAGAAATGGTTGCCGGCGCAGCTTGTTGCTTGGTGACAACTTGTCTTTCATTCCTGTGCATATTAATCCCTGCaaatatagtattttttattttagttcctACGACTTTTTTTGTTTGGGTTCAGTCctgcaaattcaaaaattattgtttttagtCCCTGGCATCACGTGCCCCAATAAGGTAGTGCTAATAACTAAAAacaattgtttttgaaattgtaCGGATTGAACCCAAACAAAAATGtttacagggactaaaactgaaaattgttatatttataGGGACTGACATCATatttaaaccaaaataaaatgatattagTTCGTGtaacatataaattaattaattttctttttttactttatgtTTGAAGGACATTTATTTGTCGAAGTTTTACTTCTGGTGGTCATACTTTTCTTGCTTTCCCAGAAAAGTTACAAGCCTCCTAAAAGACCCTTGACAGACAAGGTTTGTTGCTCTTTCACTCTCTCTGTGTATGTACATTTTTGGTTTGTTATGTACTTATAGGTATTCGATTTTTTAGTTATTATAGGATTGTTTGTCAGATTTTTGGAGCTGTATTTGTGCAAGACTTGTATGTGAAAATTATAAAGTTGGCATTTATTATATTGTCAGTAGGATTTTTAGTTTTCCTGATAAAATGACTTTATTTGCCTATTTGATCAAAATGCTAGCCGGCTTTGCCTCTAATTTGTGTGTGAAGTTAGTATGAGTATGTAGTGCAGTTGAAAAGTGGTTCTCTATTAATGTTtagatttttgaatttatgcaaACAATTAATCTAAGTCGAGTAATGTATTTGTCTATTGTGGTTTTTAGTAGTTCTATTGATTTTACATGGGGCATCTCCTATTATTCTTTATATCATGTTATAGAGCTTACAAGATCAATTGATATTTAGATTTAATGTGATGGATTTCCgttccttctttctttcttttgctttttttttgaaaaaattacgtCATGGAATCTCTAACTACATCGTTCAATGTTTGTTCATGTACAATCCAATATGACATTCATTATACTGTactttgacattttttaaatttgtgcATATGTCTGTAGGAAATTGATGAACTATGTGATGAATGGGTTCCACAACCCCTTATTCCCTCTCTTAATGAAGAGATGCACTATGAACCACCAGTGTTGGAGAGGTAGTTACATTCTTCTGGTGGTATCACCCTCATATTTTTTTCTCGTTTTAAATGTTTTTAGCACATTAAAATTTCTGTTACTTGCATGTTTTGTTGACGGATTGCCTTCCTTGATATTATCTTATGTTTTTATACTTGTGAACTTCATTGTTATGGTTACATTTCCTTCTCTTAAATTCACACAATATTTTAGGATGAGCCCTAGCACATTGTAAGTTTGCTACGTTGTGATGTGGTAGTCATGGTCATAATAGAAATAAAGTTTAAGATAGGCTTAGACTCTTCCAATTATCTTTTTCGTTTACTCTTAATAACGAGGTATTTCTTATGCAGTGCTGCTGGACCACATACCATAGTTAATGGTAAAGAAGTTGTAAATTTTGCTTCAGCAAACTATCTTGGGCTTATAGGTCATCAAAAGTTACTTGTAAGGAAATGATcccatttataaataaattctttcttttttgggcACCGATCTGATGCGCTAACTCTACATATACTTTATCTTGCAGGACTCATGTTCGTCTGCTTTAGAGAAATATGGTGTTGGTTCTTGTGGTCCTCGTGGGTTTTATGGGACAATTGGTAAGGCTCAATCTTAAAGTCTGTTTTTGAGGAAATGCAGGTTCCTTTTCCCTTATGATACTTTTCCTCTTCCCAGATGTCCATCTTGACTGTGAAGCGAGAATAGCAAAATTTTTAGGAACACCTGATTCAATTTTGTACTCTTATGGACTTTCCACCATGTTCAGTGCTATTCCTGCTTTCTCTAAAAAAGGAGATATAATTGTGGCGTAAGTATGCATAACTTGTCTTTTAATATCTActatttgttcaatttttcctCATTTTTTTGTCTGATGACAATATATTGATCATTGATAACCAGACACCACATATAGAACTATTTGGATGGTTTTATAATATTGCttttacttctttattagaatggTGCAAAGAATGATTCAAATTCTTCCCCATccactttatttttcaaaatgtattaaaataatGTCATGTAGTACCTGTTGATCAATGAAGGCATTGTTTATATAGATCTGTTGTTTCAAAGGTTAAGTTTCATACATaagtttatttcttttaacAGGGACGAGGGAGTTCATTGGGGAATACAAAATGGCCTTTATCTTTCTAGAAGCACAGTGGTATATTTTAAGCACAATGACATGGATTCTTTAAGAGAAACTTTAGAGAAAATTACTTCCAAATATAAGGGGACCAAAAATTTGAGGCGTTATATTGTCGTTGAAGCTCTTTACCAGGTAGATCTCGTCTtccatgcatttttttttattagctttACACATCTATACCGCTTTTCCAATGGAGTGCTTACAACCTTTAGGTTTAAAAGCAATCAACTATACTAATTGCTTGCTTTTTCTTGCAACTTGCGGCATCGGTAGATTATGCTATATGAACTACTATTTCTGCTGAGATATTACAGTATTTAACAAATGAAATTTGAATATGTATTTCAATGTTGTTCCATAAATACTATTGCTGCTTGCCCTGGTTTTCTCAACCATTGAGTTGTAATAGTTATTTTTCTGTAGTTTTCATACTAACATCTATTATGTTCATATTCCTTACCTACATGCAAACTAAAATTGCTTGATTAATAACTACTGACATAtgtttctttgaaaaaaaattcgcaGAATTCTGGCCAAATAGCACCCTTAGACGAGATCATtaaattgaaggaaaaatatCGTTTTCGTATTTTACTTGATGAGAGCAACTCGTTTGGTGTGCTTGGAAGTTCTGGAAGAGGTGTCACTGAACACTATGGAGTACCGGTATGTGCTGAAAAATTCTGTTAGGGCGTTGGTGTATATATTTGAAATTGTACTGCTACTTATGATTTGTGGTTGTGTGCTGCAGGTTGAGAAGTTAGATCTTATAACTGCTTCTATGGGACATGCATTGGCCACAGAAGGAGGATTCTGCACCGGAAGTGCAAGAGTTATAGATCATCAAGTATGGTATACTGAATCATAACCATCTTGGATTTCCATGTATACTGAACGTAAAAAGAGAGGAAAGATTGTAAATGTGGAAATTAAGAACTTACTTCCTCTACACTCGAACTTAAGTAATAAAAATAGTCATGTTTGGTGGTCcataatatataagaaaattctaattttttttactatattttattctattattcAATTAATGTTTTTACGAAACAAATACCACTCAATTAATGCTCTCATGAAACAAGTTTCAAAGGAAATTAAATGAAGAGAAATGATGGTTTGGTGAATGCAATTTTTCACATCaagaaaattaaacaaggttaaCATTCTTCATTAGTATGTATTTAGttgtttttacttatatttaagtcTGGAAGGAGTGTTTTTCAAggagattttttcatttttttcccaCTTTTCGTTCATCAATCCCTGAATTTGCATAATGGAGCGATGTGCATAACTAAGTGATTGGTTCATGGTGGCTATTATTTCAAATCCATTTCCTTCCCTGCTCTAATCTCTTATGTTTTCAACCTTTGCAGCGATTGAGTAGCTCTGGCTACGTCTTTTCTGCTTCTTTGCCTCCATATCTTGCAAGCGCTGCAATTGCAGCCATTGATGTCCTTGACGAAAATCCCAATCTGTTAACGAAGTTGAAGGACAACATTGCTGTCTTATGGAAAGGTAGGCTTTGTTCTCACTGCTACTTTCGTGAATGGAACTGTATAGCAGCATATCCTTGATTTAGCTTGTGCACAACAGATTGAATTGCTGTTTATTTATGCCTTTGCctgaaaataaaacaaggatTTTATAACTTAAGAACTCTGATTCTTAGATACATTGGCTACTGCAGGGTTATCAAATATACCAGGATTCACAATTGCAAGTCATCCAGAGTCTCCGATTGTTTATTTGAGATTAAAGAAGTCAACCGGTTCTTTGAAAGATGACCTACATCTGCTTGGAAATATTGCCGAGCGTGTAAGAAATGCAGTCTAAagatgtttatttatttttttgaccgAACAATGTTTATTTcttgttttcaattttgtcaGTACTTAATGTTGTGTATTCACAGGTTTTGAA from Trifolium pratense cultivar HEN17-A07 linkage group LG1, ARS_RC_1.1, whole genome shotgun sequence includes these protein-coding regions:
- the LOC123897625 gene encoding long chain base biosynthesis protein 1-like; protein product: MMASNVLNVFNNTLDWVTYALDAPSARAVVFGFNIGGHLFVEVLLLVVILFLLSQKSYKPPKRPLTDKEIDELCDEWVPQPLIPSLNEEMHYEPPVLESAAGPHTIVNGKEVVNFASANYLGLIGHQKLLDSCSSALEKYGVGSCGPRGFYGTIDVHLDCEARIAKFLGTPDSILYSYGLSTMFSAIPAFSKKGDIIVADEGVHWGIQNGLYLSRSTVVYFKHNDMDSLRETLEKITSKYKGTKNLRRYIVVEALYQNSGQIAPLDEIIKLKEKYRFRILLDESNSFGVLGSSGRGVTEHYGVPVEKLDLITASMGHALATEGGFCTGSARVIDHQRLSSSGYVFSASLPPYLASAAIAAIDVLDENPNLLTKLKDNIAVLWKGLSNIPGFTIASHPESPIVYLRLKKSTGSLKDDLHLLGNIAERVLKEDSVFVVASRRSTLDKCKLPVGIRLFVSAGHSESDLHKASESLKRVATLVLGGHS